A genomic segment from Pseudomonadota bacterium encodes:
- a CDS encoding SDR family oxidoreductase encodes MKKNYIYHTYHIPKKILVTGGAGFIGSHLCERLIHDGHEVLCLDNYFTGDKANITHLMNRPGFEVIRHDVTEPVLLEVDWVFNLACPASPIHYQYNPVKTIKVNVLGALNMLGLAKRVKARILQASTSEVYGDPDVHPQEEAYWGNVNPIGKRSCYDEGKRVAETLFFDYLRQNKVDIKVVRIFNTYGPRMRPDDGRVVSNFIVQALNNEPITIYGDGSQTRSFCYIDDMIDGMIRMMDYETEEHTREHAYTKQCLSGFPGPVNLGNPYEVSILSIARRVVEMSDSRSEIVFHPLPEDDPKRRCPDIARAKTFLEWEPFVSLDKGLQKTIEYFREKGKS; translated from the coding sequence ATGAAAAAAAACTACATCTACCATACCTACCATATTCCGAAAAAAATCCTCGTCACCGGTGGCGCGGGGTTCATCGGATCTCACCTCTGTGAGAGGCTTATCCATGATGGACATGAGGTGCTCTGTCTCGATAACTATTTTACCGGTGATAAAGCGAATATCACCCACCTGATGAATCGCCCCGGGTTTGAAGTGATACGGCACGATGTTACAGAGCCGGTTCTCTTGGAGGTAGACTGGGTATTCAACCTTGCATGCCCTGCAAGTCCCATCCATTACCAGTATAACCCTGTGAAGACCATAAAGGTAAATGTCCTTGGCGCCCTTAACATGCTTGGCCTTGCAAAGCGGGTAAAAGCTCGAATCCTGCAGGCATCAACCAGTGAGGTGTATGGTGACCCCGATGTCCATCCCCAGGAGGAGGCATACTGGGGGAACGTAAACCCCATAGGGAAAAGGAGCTGCTATGATGAGGGAAAAAGAGTGGCAGAAACCCTCTTTTTCGACTATCTGAGGCAGAACAAGGTAGACATTAAGGTAGTTCGTATATTCAACACCTATGGCCCCAGGATGAGACCCGACGATGGCCGTGTGGTAAGTAACTTTATCGTTCAGGCACTAAACAATGAACCCATTACAATATACGGTGATGGCTCCCAGACACGTTCGTTCTGCTATATCGATGACATGATAGATGGGATGATACGGATGATGGACTACGAAACAGAGGAGCATACCCGCGAACATGCTTATACGAAACAGTGCCTTTCCGGGTTCCCTGGTCCTGTAAATCTCGGCAACCCATATGAGGTTTCTATTTTGTCCATTGCCCGGAGGGTTGTTGAAATGTCTGATTCCAGGTCTGAAATTGTTTTCCACCCTCTCCCGGAAGATGACCCGAAGAGAAGGTGCCCTGATATCGCCAGGGCAAAGACCTTTTTGGAATGGGAACCCTTTGTGTCACTTGATAAAGGTTTGCAAAAAACAATAGAATATTTCCGCGAGAAGGGCAAAAGCTAA
- the nusA gene encoding transcription termination factor NusA: MYFDLSYVIEQVGKEKGIPKETLVEALEEAILSASKKKFGNHLDLEAKYNVELGEIEVFQFKTVVEEVNESDSEISLENAKQHDPECMIGDSIGIKMDTSSLGRIAAQTAKQVILQKVRNAESDVIYNEYKSKLGDIVTGVIQRIEKNHYVVNLGKTDAILPFKETIPSENYRQRDRIKGYVLDVEKNQKGCTILLSRTHPGFLMKLFELEVPEIQEGIIKILIAAREPGERAKISVYSEDSDVDPIGACVGVKGSRVQAVVQELRGEKIDIIPWNKDPAKFVCSALAPARVSKVYLNEEEHAMEIIVNDDQLSLAIGRKGQNVRLASKLTGWKIDISSESELEKTSKKIIDDLMEGLEVSEILARVLHDEYLRDAQDIAKLSPEELNKITSISIEDCTRIIERARDMINKIKNEEITV; encoded by the coding sequence ATGTATTTTGACTTGAGCTATGTCATCGAACAGGTAGGAAAGGAAAAGGGTATCCCCAAGGAAACGCTCGTTGAGGCCTTAGAAGAAGCAATACTCTCCGCATCAAAGAAGAAATTCGGGAACCACCTCGACCTTGAAGCAAAATATAACGTAGAACTCGGAGAGATTGAGGTTTTCCAATTTAAGACAGTTGTAGAAGAGGTGAATGAGTCAGATTCTGAGATATCTCTCGAAAATGCAAAGCAGCACGACCCCGAATGTATGATAGGAGACAGTATAGGGATAAAAATGGATACCTCGTCGCTGGGAAGAATCGCGGCTCAGACTGCAAAACAGGTAATCCTTCAAAAGGTCAGAAATGCTGAGAGCGACGTTATATACAATGAATATAAAAGCAAATTGGGAGATATCGTAACGGGTGTTATTCAGAGGATAGAAAAGAACCATTACGTGGTTAACCTTGGCAAAACAGATGCCATTCTCCCCTTTAAAGAAACAATACCAAGCGAAAATTATCGTCAGAGAGACAGGATAAAGGGGTATGTGCTTGACGTTGAAAAAAATCAAAAGGGATGTACAATCCTCTTATCAAGAACCCACCCGGGTTTTCTCATGAAGCTTTTCGAACTGGAGGTGCCCGAGATTCAGGAAGGTATCATTAAAATTCTTATCGCAGCGAGAGAACCCGGGGAGAGAGCAAAAATCTCTGTATATAGCGAAGATTCCGATGTCGATCCTATTGGCGCCTGTGTTGGCGTGAAAGGCTCCAGGGTGCAGGCCGTCGTACAGGAATTGAGGGGCGAGAAGATAGATATTATTCCATGGAATAAGGATCCGGCCAAGTTTGTATGTAGCGCCCTTGCCCCTGCAAGGGTATCAAAAGTCTACTTAAACGAAGAGGAACATGCCATGGAAATCATCGTGAATGATGACCAACTGTCCCTCGCAATCGGGAGGAAAGGTCAAAATGTGAGACTCGCATCAAAACTGACAGGATGGAAGATTGATATCAGCAGCGAGTCAGAACTGGAAAAGACCTCAAAAAAGATTATCGACGACCTTATGGAGGGTTTGGAGGTAAGTGAAATCCTTGCAAGGGTTCTCCATGACGAATATCTGCGAGATGCACAGGACATAGCAAAGCTTTCACCGGAAGAATTGAATAAAATAACAAGTATCTCTATTGAAGACTGCACAAGGATTATTGAAAGGGCCAGAGATATGATAAATAAAATCAAAAACGAGGAAATAACGGTTTAA
- a CDS encoding class I SAM-dependent methyltransferase gives MNILKLFRKKKKRADDDPRIRVTEDIAPEDFVLVNDQSYMYRQKVLPAASTVEFWEESGLVAFLSDNRLLKSEILDVGCGSGEIDIIIATKGYAITAVDISPLAINMAQEYMGKFPECKGRIHFLAGDIEKMTFEKRFSTAIISHTLEHVINPEKMMEKVLTILEPGSYILVAVPNRKAWNDRTHLRYYSERSLKKFLSQYSLELETRIDKVEKMIYCVLKKPVTNSTSHITPS, from the coding sequence ATGAATATTTTGAAATTATTCAGGAAGAAAAAAAAGAGAGCCGATGATGACCCCAGGATTCGCGTAACAGAGGACATTGCACCGGAAGATTTTGTTCTCGTGAATGATCAGTCTTATATGTACAGGCAAAAGGTGCTCCCGGCAGCTTCAACCGTCGAATTCTGGGAGGAGAGCGGGCTTGTTGCCTTCCTGTCGGACAACCGTTTACTGAAAAGTGAAATTCTGGATGTCGGCTGCGGGAGCGGGGAAATAGACATCATTATCGCCACGAAGGGGTACGCTATTACAGCCGTTGACATATCACCCCTTGCAATCAACATGGCACAGGAGTATATGGGAAAATTTCCCGAATGCAAGGGGAGGATACATTTTTTAGCGGGTGATATTGAAAAAATGACATTCGAGAAAAGATTTTCCACCGCCATCATTTCACATACCCTTGAGCATGTTATCAACCCCGAAAAAATGATGGAAAAGGTTCTTACAATTCTTGAGCCGGGTTCGTATATTTTAGTGGCAGTCCCAAACAGGAAGGCATGGAATGACAGGACGCACCTGAGATACTATAGCGAACGAAGTTTAAAAAAATTTCTTTCTCAATACTCTCTTGAATTGGAAACCAGGATTGATAAGGTTGAAAAAATGATTTACTGTGTACTGAAAAAACCCGTTACGAACAGCACGTCACACATCACGCCTTCTTGA
- a CDS encoding UDP-glucose/GDP-mannose dehydrogenase family protein produces the protein MRISVIGVGYVGLVTGACFAETGNDVICMDIDEKKIENLKQGIIPIYEPHLEELVKNNLKEGRLCFTTDIKEAVNHGLIVFISVNTPQDEDGSADLQYVKRVAGDIGRIIEKYRIVIVKSTVPVGTCEMVKDTITEELTRRGVDIPFDIASNPEFLKEGVAVDDCMKPERVVVGVEHGRVEEILRELYAPFTRTGAPFLVMDVRSSEMTKYTANSMLATRISFMNQIATICEKLGADVMMVMRGIGSDSRIGPKFLFPGVGFGGSCFPKDVRALIKTAQNYGYDPSILEKVMEINEEQRIAFTGRIEAYYDNDVKGKTFAIWGLAFKPNTDDMREAPSVYIVDKLTRGGAFCNLFDPKAAEVASKIFEGNPNIKFGKNQYEVLEDVDGLILVTEWLSFREPDFERMKGLMKEHVIFDGRNQYNPKTIARQGFKYVCIGRPMAELR, from the coding sequence ATGCGTATATCTGTTATTGGTGTTGGTTATGTCGGCCTTGTCACAGGCGCCTGTTTTGCAGAAACAGGAAATGATGTGATCTGTATGGATATTGATGAAAAGAAGATAGAGAATCTGAAACAGGGGATCATCCCCATTTATGAGCCGCACCTGGAAGAACTGGTAAAGAACAACCTGAAAGAGGGGAGACTCTGCTTTACCACAGACATTAAAGAGGCTGTTAATCATGGACTCATCGTATTCATCTCTGTTAATACGCCACAGGATGAAGATGGTTCTGCTGATCTTCAGTACGTGAAACGGGTGGCTGGTGATATCGGCAGGATTATTGAGAAGTATCGAATTGTGATAGTCAAATCTACCGTACCCGTAGGAACCTGTGAAATGGTGAAGGATACAATTACAGAAGAACTTACAAGAAGGGGGGTTGACATTCCCTTTGACATTGCCTCGAATCCCGAATTTCTCAAAGAAGGTGTGGCCGTTGATGATTGCATGAAGCCGGAAAGGGTTGTCGTCGGGGTCGAACACGGGAGGGTAGAGGAGATCTTGCGGGAACTGTATGCGCCCTTTACCCGTACGGGTGCACCCTTCCTTGTCATGGATGTTCGCTCCAGTGAGATGACGAAGTATACTGCTAATTCGATGCTTGCAACGAGGATATCCTTTATGAACCAGATTGCAACGATATGTGAGAAGCTTGGTGCTGATGTGATGATGGTCATGCGGGGTATTGGAAGCGACTCACGGATTGGCCCCAAGTTCCTTTTTCCCGGTGTGGGGTTTGGAGGTTCCTGCTTTCCCAAGGATGTCCGTGCCCTGATTAAGACGGCTCAAAACTATGGGTATGATCCTTCAATACTCGAGAAGGTAATGGAAATAAATGAAGAACAACGGATAGCCTTCACCGGGAGAATCGAGGCATACTACGACAATGATGTAAAGGGGAAGACCTTTGCCATATGGGGGCTTGCCTTCAAACCCAATACGGACGATATGCGGGAGGCCCCTTCCGTATACATAGTCGACAAGCTTACCCGGGGCGGTGCATTCTGCAACCTCTTTGACCCCAAGGCTGCGGAGGTTGCATCGAAGATTTTTGAAGGGAACCCGAATATCAAATTCGGGAAAAACCAGTACGAAGTCCTGGAAGACGTCGATGGATTAATTCTTGTCACCGAATGGCTTTCCTTCAGGGAACCGGATTTTGAAAGGATGAAGGGCCTCATGAAAGAGCATGTTATCTTTGACGGGAGAAACCAGTATAACCCGAAGACCATTGCACGACAGGGATTCAAGTATGTATGTATTGGAAGACCGATGGCTGAACTGAGGTGA
- a CDS encoding ribosome maturation factor RimP, translating into MPEQETIKKIEDVLMPILLEDRLELIDIEFHPIGKRWLLRVYIDKEGGVTIADCETVSRELGRILDVEDFIEYTYTLEVSSPGITRPLKKMEDFEKYKGKLCKIITKEQLYGKNDFEGEIIKTYEDKVDIKGKIDVFTIPIYAIKKAHLQFHF; encoded by the coding sequence ATGCCGGAGCAGGAAACAATCAAAAAGATTGAAGATGTTTTAATGCCTATCCTGCTTGAAGACCGTTTAGAGCTCATCGATATTGAATTTCACCCCATAGGGAAAAGATGGCTATTGAGGGTCTATATTGATAAGGAAGGCGGGGTCACGATTGCCGATTGTGAAACAGTCAGCCGGGAGCTTGGGAGGATACTTGATGTGGAAGACTTCATTGAATATACATATACCCTTGAAGTCTCATCGCCGGGTATTACAAGACCTTTAAAGAAAATGGAAGATTTTGAAAAATATAAAGGAAAACTCTGCAAAATCATTACAAAAGAACAGCTATATGGAAAGAATGATTTTGAAGGAGAAATTATAAAAACCTATGAAGATAAAGTGGACATAAAAGGAAAAATTGATGTATTTACAATCCCGATATATGCTATAAAAAAGGCGCATTTACAGTTCCACTTTTGA